One Turneriella parva DSM 21527 genomic region harbors:
- the recA gene encoding recombinase RecA has protein sequence MAETKETAAQKAEAAEKAKALDSALVQIEKQFGKGAVMKLNADAMREIPVISTGALSLDLALGVGGVPRGRIIEIYGPESSGKTTLTLHIVAEAQKLGGMAAFIDAEHALDPSYARRLGVNIDELLVSQPDNGEQALEIAEALVRSNALDVIVIDSVAALVPKSEIEGDMGQATMGVQARLMSQALRKLTGAIHKTNTVVIFINQIRMKIGVMFGSPETTTGGNALKFYASVRMDIRRVESITKGEETIGNHVRVKVVKNKVAPPFRKAEFDIFFNQGISRESSIIEEAVNVGVLQKSGTWFSYADNRLGQGKENVRQYLVENPKLCDEIEAKVRQAHADGTAKKLLAEKEKAPKGAKAIAATEEVA, from the coding sequence ATGGCAGAGACTAAAGAGACAGCGGCCCAGAAAGCCGAAGCAGCAGAGAAGGCAAAGGCGCTCGATTCAGCGCTCGTACAGATCGAAAAACAATTCGGTAAAGGCGCAGTGATGAAGCTGAACGCCGACGCGATGCGAGAGATTCCGGTGATCTCAACGGGCGCGCTGTCGCTCGACCTTGCACTCGGCGTTGGCGGTGTACCACGCGGGCGCATCATCGAAATCTACGGCCCGGAATCTTCGGGCAAGACGACACTCACGCTGCACATTGTGGCCGAAGCACAAAAACTTGGTGGCATGGCTGCGTTTATCGATGCCGAGCACGCACTCGACCCGTCGTATGCGCGCCGCCTCGGTGTGAATATCGACGAACTTCTGGTATCACAACCCGACAACGGCGAGCAGGCGCTGGAGATCGCCGAGGCGCTGGTGCGCTCGAATGCGCTCGACGTGATCGTGATTGACTCAGTCGCAGCACTCGTGCCGAAATCAGAGATTGAGGGCGACATGGGCCAGGCAACCATGGGCGTACAGGCGCGACTCATGAGCCAGGCGCTCAGAAAGCTGACGGGGGCTATCCACAAAACGAATACGGTTGTGATTTTCATCAACCAGATTCGTATGAAAATCGGCGTCATGTTCGGTTCGCCCGAAACCACAACCGGCGGCAACGCGCTCAAGTTTTACGCCAGCGTGCGAATGGATATTCGCCGCGTTGAGTCGATCACCAAAGGTGAAGAGACGATCGGCAACCACGTGCGCGTCAAGGTCGTGAAAAACAAAGTGGCGCCACCTTTCCGCAAGGCGGAGTTTGATATTTTCTTCAACCAGGGTATTTCGCGCGAATCGTCGATTATCGAAGAAGCGGTAAATGTCGGCGTGCTGCAGAAATCGGGAACCTGGTTCTCTTATGCCGACAACCGTCTGGGTCAGGGCAAAGAGAACGTGCGGCAGTATCTCGTCGAAAACCCCAAACTCTGCGACGAAATCGAAGCAAAGGTGCGCCAGGCGCACGCCGACGGCACCGCGAAGAAACTGCTGGCTGAGAAAGAGAAGGCCCCCAAGGGCGCTAAGGCCATTGCAGCGACTGAAGAAGTAGCGTAA